The Lathyrus oleraceus cultivar Zhongwan6 chromosome 5, CAAS_Psat_ZW6_1.0, whole genome shotgun sequence genome includes the window TATTATTGCAATTTTGATCGAATCAGCCATATTTCACATACTTTATCACGACTGCAATTTAAAATCGTTAATGAAAGCTTCAACAACAGCAGTTGTGATAATGTCCTATGTATGGCAAATctttttaataataataataataataataataataataatattaataataatattaataataataataaatttatgAAGAAATTTTATTCTACCTGATGAGTATCTGATGGAGCTCCACTTTTCATATATGGGGTGCTCAAAAGCTGTTTGGTATAAACAAAAACACAGCAGAAATTAATACCTAAGATTTTAGTTATTGAGTTAAATAAGTTTTTAATCCTATAAAATATTATGTTATAAAGTCTACTGATATTAGGGTTACAATTTAGTTATTttaaaaatcaaaaataaatttgattgatgatATTTTATAAAAGCTACTTATTTTTCAACAtaaattaaaacttatttttcagctatatataaaaaaaattagatTTTACTAATGGGTAATGAAACTTACTGTAACCTGTTCATGGAGAAATTTGATGTATTCAATGGCTTCAGAAAGCACCGAGGCTGTATCAGTCTGACAAAAATAACACACTTTAAAATTTTTATCAATAAAATTAAACCATATAATAATATTTCATATATTAAGAAAATGATCAAGAATTTTCACTTAGAATAATTTTATTAACCAACCTTTCCAAAAGGAGACACCAATTGTTGGAGTGCAGTGATTCTGTCTCCCATCTTTTCTTTTCTGACCTAAGAGGCAAGAAAGTTTTGAAATACATTTTGATAAATTTGATATATCAAAGTGTTTATGAActgaaagaaaaaaaagaaacaaaaagaaaaaagaaaaagatacATAAAAAAAAGGTTAAAGAGCTTTCCCTTATTGTTAAAAGGTTAGTTGCACTTATTGTACCTTAAAAGCTGGCAAAGTTGATGGAGTTTCGTTACGAGTCCTTTTGAGTGCTGGCTCACTCCCACTTTTCTTCACCACAGTATTCACTTCACTTATATTCTGCAAAATTATTCTCacttttttaattcatttaaataaGAATACAGAACTAAATCAAATCGACTCACTAGTCGCATATATAGATTAAACTGTGTAAACAAATATCGTGTTTATTGTTTGCGGTTTGCATTCTTATCAACTTGGTTGGTGACTTGAGTAAGCTTCAAAAGAGTACCAATCAAGTTCATGATTTTAAATTGCAGTCTGTAGCTGTAATATTTCAGATGCAGTAGTCTCGACAACCGCATCAGTTAGCTTAAGGAACCACATTATACAATTTCGAGGTGTTTGTACCGTTTTTTTTAccaaaaattaaaattttatgatTTCAAATCCTAATTTTTCTCTAATATAATGAAAAATCTTAATTATCTCTCAATTCACGTGTTGCAATAGCCGTAATACGCATCACAACGACAGCAGTCGCAAACTTGCAACTGTGAATCTGCGAGTGAATCCGCAATTTAAAATCATGACCAGAAAGTTCGAATTAAAACAAAAACTCTAAAAACTAACGTAATCTACTAATATTAATGAAATGTATTAGTGGAATACCTTTGAATGTGAATCAAAATTTGGTGTGGAGAATTGAGGTTGCAAAGAGGGGAAGAAACTTGACCTAACATCCTTAATAGAATTCGGAGGCTCAGAAGCATTCCAAAAAGGGGTGTTATTAGTAAAATGCAACTGGTTACTTGTGGATGATTGTTTTGGAGGTGAAGCTCTCATCAAAAACTGAGGAACTTTATTATTAGACCAATTATTAGAAGGCATGTTCATATTCAACTCATTATTAGAGTTTAATAATCCATAGTTATTTGTTGGATATGGAAAACTAGTCATGGATGAGCCTTGTAAAATTGATGGAGTTCCATATAAAGCTGAAGAATCCATTTGAATAACATTGCTGTCTCCAGAACTATATTGAGGACTAAACTGGTTTTGATCCAAAGAAAAATTTCTATTCACTTGTTGACACATTCCCATCACATTTTCTTGCTCAAAATTGTTTCTTGTTGAACTCAAATTCTCTTCCAATATTGACCTGAAACTGTTTTCTGTTCCCTTTTCATCACCTCTTCTATATCACcatcaaacaaacacaaaaaacGTCAAAATTTAGAGTTCGTGAAGATTAATTTTTACTAATTCATCTAAAATTTTGAACTAATCAGGCGCATTTTACAACAATATATAAATTTACAGCAAAACTCCAACTGATTGTAACTGCAATTTTAAACCTATTTGAGTATGGTAATGCAATTTTAGAAACGATTAAACTAAAAGATGAAAAATTTCATTCTAAATAGAACATTTGGATTTCGAGGGAGAAATTTTTTCCCTTTAAATCTAGTAGTTCAATTTTGAGATAGAGATTTTTCTCTCTTAAATCTAAACGTTTCATACAGTTGCATCACCATACTACATAGAGAGAAAATGGAAATGAAAGTTAAATTTTTTTTAGTAGTTTTgaaatatttttcataaatagtttataatattaaaaaactAAATATTTCACTTACATCAAAGATGGTTGGTTCCAATCCATGGAATGAGAAGAAAGTCCCAAACCCATCATATGCAAGTTAGGGTCAGTAGAATTTGAAGAATCTTGATTTTGTTCGAGTTTCCGAGTATCATGAAAAACCACAGAAGAATTATCCATGGAAGATCTTGGTTTCATCTCAACCATATCTGAATTTTGCCAACCAAAATCGACAATATTATTGTTGTTGGTGATGgcagaagaagaagattgttgtGATGTTCCACCACTTGTATGATCAAATCTCATGTTTCTTGATGCTGATTCCCACCAGTTTCCACTTGAATGATGAAATTGATCATCATCAGCCATAGTTTGGTTAAGCTTTCACTATCTATATATAAATTATGAGAAAAATATAGTATATAGTTTTTATGATGTGATGAAAATATAAAATATGAATGAGTGAGAGAGTTAAGAgtttgataaaaatgatgaatggaaaacGATTCTTAAGTTGTGATGTATTTATATTGGAAGGTGAAGAGAGAAAGACAAtgagaaaaaaaatgaatgaagGAATTTTTGTAACCGACTAACAGGAATATGGTTGACACTTTGATAATTCAAAGGGTCATTGATAAGACTTTGGAATTAAAATCAAATTCAGGTTTATTTTTTCTTATAGACTTTTGTTTTGTTGTCACTTTAATTAATAAAGTTGTAGGTCTTCCAGCTGTTTGTTGTCTTAAATGTTTCaatataattgattttttttttggttGAAAATGACACATACATGGAAAGgttaaataataataataataataatagtaataataa containing:
- the LOC127086440 gene encoding transcription factor bHLH123 isoform X1, encoding MADDDQFHHSSGNWWESASRNMRFDHTSGGTSQQSSSSAITNNNNIVDFGWQNSDMVEMKPRSSMDNSSVVFHDTRKLEQNQDSSNSTDPNLHMMGLGLSSHSMDWNQPSLIRGDEKGTENSFRSILEENLSSTRNNFEQENVMGMCQQVNRNFSLDQNQFSPQYSSGDSNVIQMDSSALYGTPSILQGSSMTSFPYPTNNYGLLNSNNELNMNMPSNNWSNNKVPQFLMRASPPKQSSTSNQLHFTNNTPFWNASEPPNSIKDVRSSFFPSLQPQFSTPNFDSHSKNISEVNTVVKKSGSEPALKRTRNETPSTLPAFKVRKEKMGDRITALQQLVSPFGKTDTASVLSEAIEYIKFLHEQVTLLSTPYMKSGAPSDTHQNSGKSKKSDGAKQDLRSRGLCLVPISSTFPVTHETTVDFWTPTFGGTSR
- the LOC127086440 gene encoding transcription factor bHLH123 isoform X2: MADDDQFHHSSGNWWESASRNMRFDHTSGGTSQQSSSSAITNNNNIVDFGWQNSDMVEMKPRSSMDNSSVVFHDTRKLEQNQDSSNSTDPNLHMMGLGLSSHSMDWNQPSLIGDEKGTENSFRSILEENLSSTRNNFEQENVMGMCQQVNRNFSLDQNQFSPQYSSGDSNVIQMDSSALYGTPSILQGSSMTSFPYPTNNYGLLNSNNELNMNMPSNNWSNNKVPQFLMRASPPKQSSTSNQLHFTNNTPFWNASEPPNSIKDVRSSFFPSLQPQFSTPNFDSHSKNISEVNTVVKKSGSEPALKRTRNETPSTLPAFKVRKEKMGDRITALQQLVSPFGKTDTASVLSEAIEYIKFLHEQVTLLSTPYMKSGAPSDTHQNSGKSKKSDGAKQDLRSRGLCLVPISSTFPVTHETTVDFWTPTFGGTSR
- the LOC127086440 gene encoding transcription factor bHLH123 isoform X3, with protein sequence MADDDQFHHSSGNWWESASRNMRFDHTSGGTSQQSSSSAITNNNNIVDFGWQNSDMVEMKPRSSMDNSSVVFHDTRKLEQNQDSSNSTDPNLHMMGLGLSSHSMDWNQPSLIRGDEKGTENSFRSILEENLSSTRNNFEQENVMGMCQQVNRNFSLDQNQFSPQYSSGDSNVIQMDSSALYGTPSILQGSSMTSFPYPTNNYGLLNSNNELNMNMPSNNWSNNKVPQFLMRASPPKQSSTSNQLHFTNNTPFWNASEPPNSIKDVRSSFFPSLQPQFSTPNFDSHSKNISEVNTVVKKSGSEPALKRTRNETPSTLPAFKVRKEKMGDRITALQQLVSPFGKTDTASVLSEAIEYIKFLHEQLLSTPYMKSGAPSDTHQNSGKSKKSDGAKQDLRSRGLCLVPISSTFPVTHETTVDFWTPTFGGTSR